From the genome of Leishmania infantum JPCM5 genome chromosome 34, one region includes:
- a CDS encoding putative adenylate kinase, producing MKIVLMGAPGCGKGTQSPYIQDRYGLCHLSTGDMLRDAVARKTANGKLAKDAMDSGKLVSDDIVFGIVKDSIKNPECRYGYILDGYPRTLKQAQMMEDAGEKIDKVIEFSVPDEVILERTSGRWIHKPSGRTYHEVFRPPKTPGKDDITGEDLYQRPDDRREVCEKRLDIYKNETRPLADYFIKEGVYSMINANQTIDEVRKAIAALLDPIGIATGLK from the coding sequence ATGAAGATTGTGCTCATGGGCGCCCCCGGCTGCGGCAAAGGTACGCAGAGCCCGTACATACAGGACCGGTACGGTCTGTGCCATCTGTCGACGGGTGATATGCTGcgcgacgcggtggcgcggaAGACTGCGAACGGAAAACTGGCCAAGGACGCCATGGATTCGGGCAAGCTTGTCAGTGACGACATTGTTTTTGGGATTGTGAAGGATAGTATTAAGAACCCCGAGTGCCGCTACGGCTACATCCTAGACGGCTACCCGCGCACGCTGAAGCAGGCACAAATGATGGAGGACGCCGGGGAGAAGATAGACAAGGTAATCGAGTTCAGCGTTCCGGACGAGGTCATCCTGGAGCGGACGAGTGGCCGGTGGATTCACAAGCCGAGCGGGCGCACGTACCACGAGGTGTTCCGCCCTCCGAAGACGCCCGGCAAGGATGACATAACGGGTGAGGACCTCTACCAACGTCCCGACGATCGCCGCGAGGTGTGCGAGAAGCGCCTAGACATCTATAAGAATGAGACTCGTCCTCTCGCCGACTACTTTATCAAGGAGGGCGTGTACTCGATGATCAACGCCAACCAAACGATCGACGAAGTTCGAAAGGCCATCGCCGCTTTGCTGGACCCCATTGGCATTGCAACGGGTCTCAAGTAG